The following are from one region of the Nicotiana tomentosiformis chromosome 7, ASM39032v3, whole genome shotgun sequence genome:
- the LOC104118513 gene encoding probable LRR receptor-like serine/threonine-protein kinase At1g06840, with amino-acid sequence MSGSKVSLIGISLILWVCWSLLFTGADSQVTHPDEVKALRAIKKSLVDPNGNLSNWRIGDPCRSNWTGILCYKETNNDGYLHVRELQLLDMNLSGKLSSELGRLSYMKILDVMWNAITGTIPKEIGNIKTLELLLLNGNQLTGSLPEELGYLPNLNRIQIDQNHISGPLPVSFANLKKTEHFHMNNNSISGQIPPELSKLPKLLHLLLDNNNLSGYLPPELAQIPNLHILQLDNNNFEGSQIPESYGNMSRLLKLSLRNCSLQGQLPNLGNIPNLTYIDLSFNQLSGPIPSEKLSDNITTIDLSYNNLNGTIPSNFSGLPHLQKVSLANNSLSGSVPSIIWQNRTFNATETLILDLRSNKLLNISGTLVVPQNVTVSLQGNPLCSNSVLFKFCEPYNGDADGTLQLANNTDCPLLACPPPYEYALPFPTCFCALPLLVGYRLKSPGFHDFRPYVHRFEWYITSGLKLNQSQLRLNTFALEAGPRVRMYLRIFPIFVDNSSSHLFNKSEVLRLRSMFTGWLIPDNDFFGPYELLNFTLLADYREFIPPPSSSSISKGALAGIILGVIAGAVTISAFVSLVILRLHMKKHHHAGSKRNLLSKISVKIDGVKEFNFDELTLATKNFNNSSLVGQGGYGKVYKGTLTDGTVVAIKRALEGSLQGQKEFLTEIELLSRLHHRNLVSLLGYCGEEGEQMLVYEFMPNGTLRDHISGKCKEPLSFAMRLRVALGSAKGILYLHTEADPPIFHRDIKASNILLDSKFIAKVADFGLSRLAPVPDLEGTLPAHVSTVVKGTPGYLDPEYFLTHKLTDKSDVYSLGVVFLELLTGMQPISHGKNIVREVNLAYRSGMIFNVFDDRMGSYPSECVEKFINLALKCCQEETEARPSMAEVVRELENIRLMMPESDSIIRDSLVTDSEKDSSTPSSTSAMKYPYVSADVSGSDLVSGVVPSIHPR; translated from the exons GCAATTACTGGATATGAATCTGTCAGGAAAATTGTCATCGGAGCTTGGCCGCTTATCTTACATGAAAATATT GGATGTAATGTGGAATGCAATTACTGGGACAATCCCAAAGGAGATAGGAAATATCAAAACACTTGAATTATT GCTTCTCAATGGAAATCAATTGACAGGTTCTTTGCCTGAAGAGCTTGGTTATCTTCCCAACTTGAACAGGATACAAATTGATCAAAATCATATATCAGGGCCCTTACCTGTATCATTTGCAAATTTGAAGAAAACAGAACATTT CCACATGAATAACAATTCGATAAGTGGACAAATTCCACCTGAGCTATCTAAACTTCCAAAGCTACTTCACTT GCTGCTTGATAATAACAACTTATCGGGTTACCTTCCGCCAGAGCttgctcaaattccaaatttgcACATACT TCAGCTTGATAATAACAACTTTGAAGGAAGTCAGATACCTGAGTCATATGGGAATATGTCACGTTTGTTGAAACT GAGTCTAAGGAACTGTAGCTTACAGGGACAACTTCCAAATCTGGGCAACATACCGAACCTTACTTACAT AGATCTCAGCTTTAACCAGCTAAGTGGACCCATTCCATCAGAAAAGCTTAGTGACAATATTACAACAAT TGATCTGTCATACAACAACCTCAACGGAACTATTCCTTCAAACTTTTCAGGCCTTCCCCATTTGCAGAAAGT GTCACTAGCAAACAATTCATTAAGCGGTTCTGTTCCATCAATAATTTGGCAAAATAGGACATTCAACGCAACAGAGACACTTATCTT GGATTTGCGGAGCAATAAGCTTTTGAATATCTCAGGAACTTTGGTTGTCCCACAAAATGTCACTGTTAG TCTTCAAGGAAATCCGTTGTGTTCAAATTCTGTCCTATTCAAGTTTTGCGAACCTTACAATGGGGATGCCgatggcaccttgcaattggcaAACAACACTGATTGTCCTCTTTTGGCATGTCCTCCTCCCTATGAATATGCCCTGCCATTTCCTACTTGCTTTTGTGCTCTACCTCTGCTTGTAGGATACAGGCTAAAAAGTCCTGGGTTTCATGATTTTCGACCATACGTGCATAGGTTTGAGTGGTATATCACGTCTGGTcttaagctgaatcaatctcaATTACGCCTTAATACATTTGCACTGGAAGCTGGTCCCCGTGTGAGGATGTACTTGAGGATTTTCCCCATCTTTGTTGATAACAGCAGCTCTCATTTGTTCAATAAAAGTGAGGTCCTAAGACTCCGGAGCATGTTCACTGGGTGGCTGATTCCTGATAATGATTTTTTTGGACCTTATGAACTTCTCAATTTCACCCTACTTGCAGATTATAGAGAAT TCATCCCCCCTCCTTCATCATCTAGTATTAGCAAGGGAGCTCTTGCAGGAATCATACTAGGGGTAATTGCTGGTGCAGTCACAATATCGGCATTCGTATCACTCGTCATATTGAGATTGCATATGAAGAAGCACCACCATGCCGGTTCAAAACGGAACCTAT TGTCAAAAATCTCTGTCAAAATTGATGGTGTTAAGGAGTTCAATTTTGATGAATTGACACTGGCGACCAAAAATTTTAACAACTCCAGCCTTGTTGGACAAGGAGGGTATGGAAAAGTTTATAAAGGTACTTTAACTGATGGGACAGTTGTAGCCATTAAACGAGCTCTAGAGGGATCGTTACAGGGCCAAAAGGAGTTTCTTACAGAAATTGAACTACTATCTAGGCTACATCACAGAAACCTTGTCTCTTTACTTGGATACTGTGGTGAAGAAGGTGAACAG ATGCTGGTATACGAATTTATGCCTAATGGTACTCTGAGAGATCACATATCTG GTAAATGTAAAGAACCTCTAAGTTTCGCTATGCGATTGAGAGTCGCCCTGGGTTCAGCTAAGGGCATACTCTACTTGCACACAGAGGCTGATCCTCCCATATTCCATCGAGATATCAAGGCAAGCAATATATTGCTAGACTCTAAATTTATTGCCAAGGTGGCTGACTTTGGACTTTCACGGCTCGCTCCAGTCCCAGATCTTGAAGGGACTCTGCCTGCTCATGTATCAACAGTTGTTAAGGGCACTCCG GGATACCTTGACCCAGAGTATTTCCTAACTCATAAGTTGACAGACAAGAGTGACGTTTACAGCCTTGGTGTTGTATTCCTTGAGCTGCTCACTGGAATGCAGCCAATTTCACATGGCAAGAACATTGTTCGGGAG GTCAACCTTGCATACCGTTCTGGTATGATATTCAATGTTTTTGATGATCGGATGGGATCTTATCCTTCGGAATGTGTGGAAAAGTTCATTAATCTGGCTCTCAAATGCTGCCAAGAAGAGACAGAAGCTCGGCCATCAATGGCAGAAGTGGTTCGAGAACTGGAAAACATACGGCTTATGATGCCCGAATCCGACTCTATAATTAGAGATTCCCTGGTCACTGATAGTGAAAAGGATAGCAGCACTCCATCCTCAACCTCAGCTATGAAGTATCCTTATGTTTCAGCTGATGTGTCCGGTAGTGACCTTGTCAGTGGTGTTGTTCCTTCCATTCATCCTAGGTGA